One window of Bacillus alkalicellulosilyticus genomic DNA carries:
- a CDS encoding CoA-binding protein, translating to MAIVNPSREEIKDILKQSKRIAVVGLSANPERTSYMVSEAMQQAGYEIIPVNPTVTEVLGVKSYASLKDIEGEVDIVNVFRRSEHLPEVAKEAVAIKPKVFWAQLGLENEEAYQILQENGIISIMDRCIKVEHALTK from the coding sequence ATGGCTATTGTTAATCCATCAAGAGAAGAAATCAAAGACATTTTAAAACAAAGTAAACGTATTGCTGTCGTTGGTCTATCTGCAAATCCTGAGCGTACATCATATATGGTATCTGAAGCCATGCAACAGGCAGGATATGAAATCATCCCTGTTAATCCTACAGTGACCGAAGTGTTAGGTGTGAAATCCTACGCATCACTTAAGGACATTGAAGGAGAAGTTGATATTGTTAATGTGTTTAGACGAAGTGAGCATTTGCCAGAAGTAGCGAAAGAAGCAGTTGCAATTAAACCAAAGGTATTTTGGGCACAGCTTGGTCTAGAAAATGAAGAAGCGTATCAAATTCTCCAAGAAAATGGGATCATTTCGATTATGGATCGCTGTATTAAGGTAGAACATGCATTGACAAAATAA
- the parE gene encoding DNA topoisomerase IV subunit B, which translates to MATKQTFDYNDDAIQVLEGLEAVRKRPGMYIGSTDSRGLHHLVYEIVDNAVDEALAGHGNNIYVTLHNDNSVSVTDEGRGMPTGMHRMGKPTPEVILTVLHAGGKFGQGGYATSGGLHGVGASVVNALSEWLEVEIKRDGKVYKQRFEHGGKPATTLEVTGTTRKTGTTIRFKPDTTIFSATVFNFETLSERLREAAFLLKGLEIKLIDKRKDKEQEEAYCYESGIEAFVDYLNEDKETLHPVVFLSGEQSKIEIEFAFQWNDGYTENVLSFVNNVRTKDGGTHEAGAKSAMTRAFNEYARKVKLLKDKDKNLDGSDIREGFTAIVSVRVPEEKLQFEGQTKSKLGSPEARSAVDAVVSDKLSYFFEENPDMSMMLIKKAVKAAQAREAARKAREEARSGKKSKRKDVLLSGKLTPAQSKNASRNELYLVEGDSAGGSAKQGRDRKFQAVLPLRGKVINTEKAKIDDIMKNEEIRTIIHAIGAGVGADFSIEDINYDKVVIMTDADTDGAHIQVLLLTFFYRYMKPLIEAGKVYIALPPLYKVSRGSGKKEVIEYAWDERGLEGAIKKVGKGYMLQRYKGLGEMNATQLWETTMDPETRTLIRVKIDDVARAEKRVSTLMGDKVEPRRKWIESHVEFGLDEETNILENENLTVPEEE; encoded by the coding sequence TTGGCTACAAAACAAACGTTCGACTACAATGATGATGCGATTCAAGTGTTAGAAGGACTTGAGGCGGTTCGAAAGCGCCCGGGGATGTATATTGGATCAACGGATAGCCGCGGTTTACACCATTTAGTATATGAAATCGTAGATAATGCTGTGGATGAAGCTTTAGCTGGCCACGGCAATAATATATATGTGACATTACATAATGATAATAGTGTAAGTGTGACAGACGAAGGTCGTGGTATGCCTACGGGGATGCATAGAATGGGCAAACCTACACCAGAAGTGATTTTAACGGTTCTGCACGCTGGGGGAAAATTTGGGCAAGGTGGATACGCAACAAGTGGTGGATTGCATGGGGTTGGTGCATCTGTCGTAAATGCGTTATCTGAATGGTTAGAAGTTGAAATTAAACGTGATGGTAAAGTATATAAACAACGCTTTGAGCACGGGGGAAAACCTGCTACAACGTTGGAAGTTACGGGAACGACAAGAAAAACAGGAACAACCATTCGATTCAAACCGGATACAACTATTTTTAGTGCTACTGTGTTTAATTTTGAGACGTTATCAGAACGACTTAGAGAAGCAGCGTTCTTATTAAAAGGACTTGAAATTAAATTAATAGACAAACGAAAAGACAAAGAACAAGAAGAAGCCTACTGTTATGAAAGCGGTATCGAAGCCTTTGTCGACTATCTTAATGAGGATAAAGAGACGTTACATCCTGTTGTTTTCCTTAGCGGAGAGCAAAGCAAAATTGAAATTGAATTTGCGTTTCAATGGAACGATGGCTATACCGAAAATGTGTTATCCTTTGTTAACAACGTACGAACAAAAGACGGTGGAACACATGAGGCTGGCGCTAAATCAGCGATGACAAGAGCATTTAATGAATATGCACGTAAAGTAAAGCTACTTAAAGATAAAGATAAAAATTTGGACGGTTCAGATATTCGAGAAGGATTCACGGCGATTGTTTCAGTCCGTGTACCAGAAGAAAAGCTACAGTTTGAAGGGCAAACTAAAAGCAAACTAGGAAGTCCTGAAGCCCGTTCAGCGGTAGATGCTGTTGTCTCGGATAAACTTTCTTATTTCTTTGAAGAAAACCCAGATATGAGCATGATGCTCATTAAAAAGGCAGTCAAAGCGGCTCAAGCAAGAGAAGCTGCACGTAAAGCACGTGAAGAAGCAAGAAGCGGGAAAAAGAGCAAGCGAAAAGATGTTCTGTTAAGCGGAAAATTAACTCCAGCCCAATCAAAAAATGCAAGTCGTAATGAATTGTATCTTGTTGAGGGTGATTCTGCGGGTGGTTCTGCTAAACAAGGGCGTGACCGTAAATTCCAAGCTGTCCTGCCTTTGCGCGGAAAAGTCATTAACACGGAAAAAGCAAAAATTGATGATATCATGAAAAACGAAGAAATTCGGACGATCATTCATGCCATTGGTGCAGGTGTTGGAGCTGACTTCTCGATAGAGGATATTAACTATGACAAAGTCGTGATTATGACCGATGCGGATACTGATGGTGCTCATATCCAAGTGTTATTGCTTACATTCTTCTATCGCTACATGAAACCATTAATTGAAGCAGGAAAAGTATATATTGCTCTTCCTCCACTTTACAAAGTAAGCAGAGGCTCTGGGAAAAAAGAAGTGATTGAGTATGCATGGGATGAAAGAGGACTTGAAGGAGCTATTAAAAAAGTCGGAAAAGGCTATATGCTTCAACGGTATAAAGGTCTTGGAGAGATGAATGCCACACAATTATGGGAAACAACGATGGATCCTGAAACGCGGACGCTTATTCGTGTGAAAATTGATGATGTGGCTAGAGCGGAAAAACGTGTATCTACGCTAATGGGTGATAAAGTAGAGCCGCGCCGAAAATGGATCGAATCTCATGTTGAGTTTGGTCTAGATGAAGAAACAAATATTCTCGAGAACGAAAATCTTACAGTACCAGAGGAGGAGTAA
- the parC gene encoding DNA topoisomerase IV subunit A: MSQSERYLDLPLEEVIGDRFGRYSKYIIQERALPDARDGLKPVQRRILYAMYKDGNTADKPFRKSAKTVGNVIGNYHPHGDSSVYDAMIRMSQDWKVRNVLIEMHGNNGSIDGDPPAAMRYTEARLAAISSELLRDIEKETVDFIPNFDDTLEEPVVLPAMFPNLLVNGSTGISAGYATDIPPHHLGEVIDAAILQMENPDCTLSDIMKFVKGPDFPTGGIVQGIEGIRQAYETGKGKVVVRAKAEIEEIKGGRQQIIITEIPYEIVKANLVKKMDELRFDKKVDGIAEVRDDTDRTGLRIVVELKKEADAQSILNFLYKNTDLQITYNFNMVAIYNRAPRLVGIKKLLDAYVQHQKEVVTKRTAYELRKAKERAHIVEGLIKAISILDQVIETIRASKDKRDAKNNIIEKYAFTEVQAEAIVTLQLYRLTNTDITTLQEEADELTKRIARLEEILGSEQQLIKVIKTDLLEVKKRFADKRRSVIEDEIEEIKINLEVLVPSEDVIVTVTKDGYVKRTSIRSFSASNGEDPGMKEDDYLVGQFETNTTDTLLVYTNKGNYLHLPVHQLPDIRWKDNGQHVANLVSIDRDDEVLKAITVSEFKEDEFLLFITKHGMVKRSQLSLYKAQRYSKPLMALKLKDNDDEVVNVLVTTGNEEIILATNLGLGLWFSEEEINIVGQRAAGVKGINLKENDYVINGHSFSLDDDDVSFFLLTQRGAAKRMSITEFDKSTRAKRGLIMLRELKANPHRVIGFERVTTHTEYKIKTKKDNEVTVKLSDFKKTDRYSNGSFIIDTGKDDDVKMISRIVKKEEEN, encoded by the coding sequence TTGTCACAATCAGAACGTTACTTAGATCTTCCTTTAGAAGAAGTCATAGGTGACCGCTTTGGTCGCTATAGTAAATATATTATTCAAGAACGTGCATTACCTGATGCAAGAGACGGATTAAAGCCAGTTCAACGCCGTATTTTATATGCAATGTATAAAGACGGCAACACTGCAGACAAGCCTTTTCGTAAGTCTGCTAAAACAGTCGGTAATGTTATTGGTAATTATCACCCACACGGTGATTCATCTGTATATGATGCGATGATTCGCATGAGTCAGGATTGGAAAGTTCGTAATGTGTTAATCGAAATGCATGGGAACAATGGTTCGATTGATGGAGATCCCCCAGCAGCAATGCGTTATACAGAAGCTAGACTTGCTGCGATATCATCAGAACTTTTACGCGATATTGAAAAGGAAACAGTTGATTTTATTCCGAACTTTGATGATACATTAGAAGAACCGGTTGTATTACCTGCCATGTTCCCTAATCTATTAGTCAATGGTTCTACAGGGATTTCAGCTGGTTACGCAACTGATATTCCGCCTCATCACCTTGGGGAAGTTATTGATGCGGCAATTCTACAAATGGAAAATCCGGATTGTACATTATCGGACATTATGAAATTTGTGAAAGGTCCAGACTTTCCAACAGGCGGCATTGTTCAAGGGATCGAAGGCATCCGTCAAGCCTATGAAACAGGAAAAGGGAAAGTTGTTGTTCGTGCAAAAGCAGAGATTGAGGAAATAAAAGGCGGACGCCAACAAATCATCATTACTGAAATTCCGTACGAAATTGTTAAAGCCAATCTAGTGAAGAAAATGGATGAACTACGTTTTGACAAAAAAGTAGATGGGATCGCAGAAGTACGTGATGATACGGACCGTACCGGCTTACGTATCGTGGTCGAATTAAAAAAAGAAGCAGATGCGCAATCTATTTTAAATTTCTTATATAAAAATACGGACTTACAAATCACATATAACTTTAATATGGTCGCAATCTATAACCGTGCCCCACGTTTAGTTGGGATTAAAAAGTTACTGGATGCGTATGTTCAGCATCAAAAAGAAGTGGTCACAAAACGTACGGCGTACGAACTAAGAAAAGCAAAAGAACGTGCTCATATTGTTGAAGGTTTAATTAAAGCGATTTCTATTTTAGACCAAGTGATCGAAACGATCCGTGCTTCTAAAGATAAAAGAGATGCAAAAAACAACATTATTGAGAAATATGCGTTTACCGAAGTTCAAGCGGAAGCGATTGTCACTTTACAGCTTTACCGCTTAACAAATACTGATATTACAACACTTCAAGAAGAAGCAGATGAACTAACTAAAAGGATTGCTCGTTTAGAAGAAATATTAGGTAGTGAACAGCAACTCATCAAAGTCATAAAAACCGACTTATTAGAAGTGAAAAAACGTTTCGCTGACAAGCGTCGTTCAGTGATTGAAGATGAAATTGAAGAAATCAAAATTAACCTGGAAGTACTTGTTCCTTCAGAGGATGTCATCGTTACTGTAACAAAAGATGGGTATGTAAAACGAACAAGCATCCGTTCTTTTTCAGCTTCTAATGGTGAAGACCCAGGCATGAAGGAAGATGATTACTTAGTAGGTCAATTTGAAACAAATACAACGGATACGCTATTAGTCTATACAAACAAAGGAAACTACTTGCATCTTCCTGTGCACCAACTTCCGGATATACGCTGGAAAGATAATGGTCAGCATGTAGCAAATCTTGTGTCAATTGATCGTGATGATGAAGTACTTAAAGCGATAACCGTATCAGAGTTTAAGGAAGATGAATTCCTATTATTTATCACGAAACACGGGATGGTTAAACGCTCTCAGCTTTCGTTATACAAAGCACAACGATATTCAAAACCGTTGATGGCATTAAAACTCAAAGACAATGATGATGAAGTTGTCAATGTATTAGTCACAACCGGCAATGAAGAAATTATATTAGCAACAAACTTAGGATTAGGCTTATGGTTTAGTGAAGAAGAAATCAATATCGTTGGACAACGTGCAGCAGGGGTTAAAGGAATTAACTTGAAAGAAAATGATTATGTAATTAATGGTCACTCTTTTAGTTTAGATGATGACGATGTTTCATTCTTCCTTTTAACACAGCGTGGTGCTGCTAAGCGTATGTCGATTACTGAATTTGATAAATCAACTAGAGCAAAACGTGGACTTATTATGCTTCGTGAATTGAAAGCAAATCCACATCGCGTAATTGGATTCGAAAGAGTAACAACTCATACAGAATACAAGATTAAAACGAAAAAAGACAACGAAGTTACGGTAAAATTAAGTGATTTCAAGAAAACGGATAGATACAGCAACGGATCCTTTATCATTGATACAGGAAAAGACGATGATGTAAAGATGATTAGCCGAATTGTAAAGAAAGAAGAAGAGAATTAA
- a CDS encoding carbohydrate binding domain-containing protein — protein MSLKKGYISLFIVLAFLLVVSPVLPHVVVQGSTTSENNLVDRSFTWDNATVYFAITDRFNDGNPDNNNSYGRPQVDAWGQNIGTFHGGDLQGMTDKLNEGYFTDLGINAIWITAPYEQVHGWVGGGSAGDFAHYAFHGYYALDYTMMDQNMGTVEEMREFVDTAHSKGIRVVLDIVMNHPGYNTLADMEQYNFGYKSVSASWTPSSGQTWHSHHDSINYNNQQAWSNWWGNWIRADISGYESCGNNERTMCLAGLPDFRTNVTNNIGLPPLLQTKWQQETSGYDDWIVPAANHLRQDIGKAPADYLVNWLSAWVEEFGIDGFRVDTAKHVEMYRWQQLKDSANNALQTWRENNPDKPGANWDDDFWMVGEVWGHGVNKSDYFNNGFDSVINFTFQGEGSAGPAYNLGTMESTFSHYAGRINSDPDFNVLSYISQHDTRLFPRDNLINGGTYLMLLPGGIQIFYGDETARPFGPTGSDSHQGTRSSMNWDSINENVLAHWRIMGQFRNNHIAIGAGEHKQISSNKGYAFSRTYNKAGQEDSVVAVISANGSTIVDVSTVFANGEQVRDFYTGNVSEVQNGQVTFNAHSNGVILIEKAGEIPATPSVSATPPGGTFSTDSIEVTLQSNHVHNSYYSIDGQEPISYKHGDTITIGDGLEHGDTIKLQLFGEHENGVTEAEYTYRKTDGLTIHFMKPDNWGQPQLYYYNTNPESDETNWNTAPDMVEAEDGWYSFTIDNVESATVIFKDRNGNQFPQQNQPGVEIKQESWYDGQWHTSKPSSLEIPDGNEVTIYYQGVTNPHIHYRPNGGSWTVAPGEKLSTSDFAGYYEITLDIGDADGLVAAFNNGSNQWDNNQGRDYTFGIGTFTVENGQIREGKPSSGKTATIYYQTNWSNPHIHFALNGGQWTDVPGVRMTNSSNYPGYHVYIVNLESSNGLSAVFNNGSGQWDNNQGQNYSFTEGTFTLANGQIKQGTP, from the coding sequence TTGAGTTTAAAAAAAGGTTATATCAGTCTGTTTATTGTTTTAGCGTTTCTTTTGGTTGTTTCTCCCGTTTTACCGCATGTAGTAGTTCAGGGATCTACTACATCAGAAAATAACCTAGTTGATCGTAGTTTTACTTGGGATAATGCTACAGTATACTTTGCGATAACTGACCGTTTTAATGATGGTAATCCTGATAACAATAATTCGTATGGAAGACCTCAGGTAGATGCTTGGGGGCAAAATATTGGTACCTTTCATGGGGGCGACCTTCAAGGAATGACCGATAAACTTAACGAGGGCTACTTTACTGATTTAGGGATAAATGCAATTTGGATTACTGCCCCTTATGAGCAAGTACATGGCTGGGTAGGCGGTGGTTCTGCCGGTGATTTTGCACACTATGCCTTCCATGGTTATTATGCGCTTGATTATACAATGATGGATCAAAATATGGGTACGGTAGAAGAGATGAGGGAGTTTGTGGATACGGCTCACTCAAAAGGAATTCGTGTTGTCCTAGATATTGTCATGAATCATCCTGGATATAATACTCTTGCTGATATGGAACAATATAATTTCGGTTACAAGAGTGTGAGTGCTTCGTGGACACCATCATCTGGTCAAACGTGGCATAGTCATCATGATTCTATTAATTACAACAATCAACAAGCATGGTCAAATTGGTGGGGCAATTGGATACGTGCAGATATTTCCGGTTACGAAAGTTGCGGAAATAATGAAAGGACAATGTGTTTAGCTGGGTTACCGGATTTTCGAACTAATGTAACAAATAACATTGGTTTACCACCGCTCTTACAAACGAAATGGCAACAAGAAACCAGTGGGTATGACGATTGGATTGTACCTGCAGCGAATCATTTAAGGCAAGATATAGGAAAGGCACCTGCAGATTATCTTGTTAACTGGTTATCCGCGTGGGTAGAAGAGTTTGGGATTGACGGTTTTCGTGTAGATACCGCAAAACATGTTGAAATGTACCGTTGGCAACAACTAAAAGATTCAGCAAATAACGCTTTACAAACGTGGCGTGAAAATAATCCTGATAAACCTGGTGCTAACTGGGATGATGATTTTTGGATGGTTGGTGAAGTTTGGGGTCACGGAGTGAATAAAAGCGATTACTTTAACAATGGGTTTGATTCAGTGATAAATTTCACTTTCCAAGGTGAAGGTTCAGCTGGACCTGCATATAATCTTGGTACGATGGAATCTACATTCAGTCACTATGCTGGAAGGATTAACTCAGACCCAGATTTTAATGTATTGAGTTATATCTCTCAGCATGATACTCGTTTATTCCCACGTGATAATTTAATTAATGGCGGAACCTACTTAATGCTTTTACCTGGTGGGATACAAATATTTTATGGCGATGAAACCGCACGTCCATTTGGACCAACAGGATCTGATTCTCATCAAGGTACTCGCTCTTCAATGAATTGGGACTCAATTAATGAAAATGTACTTGCTCATTGGAGAATTATGGGGCAATTTAGAAACAACCACATAGCGATTGGTGCTGGAGAACATAAACAAATATCAAGTAACAAAGGATATGCTTTTAGTAGAACATATAACAAGGCTGGTCAAGAGGATTCTGTTGTTGCAGTCATCAGTGCAAACGGTTCCACAATTGTAGATGTTTCCACTGTCTTCGCAAATGGTGAACAAGTACGTGATTTCTATACTGGCAATGTATCTGAAGTGCAAAATGGACAAGTCACATTTAATGCACATTCAAACGGTGTCATTTTAATTGAAAAAGCTGGTGAGATTCCAGCTACACCAAGCGTTTCTGCCACTCCTCCAGGTGGAACATTTAGTACAGATAGTATAGAAGTAACATTACAGTCAAACCATGTACACAATAGTTATTATTCTATTGATGGTCAAGAACCAATTTCCTATAAACATGGAGATACAATTACTATTGGAGATGGGTTAGAACATGGAGATACGATTAAGCTCCAATTATTTGGAGAGCATGAAAATGGAGTCACCGAAGCGGAATATACGTATAGAAAAACGGATGGATTAACGATACATTTTATGAAACCCGACAATTGGGGTCAACCTCAGCTATACTATTACAACACAAATCCAGAATCTGATGAAACCAATTGGAACACAGCACCTGATATGGTTGAAGCGGAAGATGGGTGGTATTCTTTTACGATTGACAACGTTGAAAGTGCTACTGTGATATTTAAAGATAGAAACGGGAACCAATTTCCGCAACAAAACCAGCCCGGTGTCGAAATAAAACAAGAGAGTTGGTATGACGGCCAATGGCATACCTCCAAACCAAGTTCACTCGAAATACCAGATGGGAATGAAGTGACAATTTATTATCAAGGCGTGACTAATCCTCATATTCATTACCGACCAAACGGTGGTTCTTGGACTGTGGCACCTGGAGAAAAGCTGTCAACCTCTGACTTTGCGGGATATTATGAAATTACACTTGATATTGGTGATGCAGATGGGTTAGTTGCTGCATTTAATAACGGAAGTAACCAATGGGATAATAACCAAGGTAGGGATTATACATTTGGGATTGGGACGTTTACAGTAGAAAATGGTCAAATACGCGAAGGTAAACCTTCATCAGGAAAGACAGCAACAATCTATTACCAAACCAATTGGAGTAATCCTCACATTCACTTTGCATTAAATGGCGGCCAGTGGACTGATGTTCCAGGAGTAAGAATGACTAATTCGTCTAATTACCCAGGATATCATGTGTATATAGTAAATCTTGAAAGTTCAAATGGATTATCAGCTGTATTTAACAATGGTAGTGGCCAGTGGGATAATAACCAAGGACAAAATTACTCATTTACAGAAGGAACATTCACACTAGCCAATGGTCAAATCAAACAAGGAACACCATAA
- a CDS encoding LAGLIDADG family homing endonuclease, with protein MSDKLRSNRILNDQEIIRLYKEGESTTQIAALANLTPRYIRLILSKNNIEKRPRGSWKRQYHFNENYFKTWTNNMAYILGFIAADGVITNSLQTVGISQKDKTILEEIKKEIGTTIPLNKNKKTGVYLLNFHSKIMKYDLINIHGITPNKSNTIKFPYVPNEYLHHFVRGYFDGDGHIYKSGYMICFVCGSRQFIYCLQEKLKQQGFISNIKDEESFFRLYISGRKTIIRFYYWLYKDKELFLKRKYNAFP; from the coding sequence ATGTCAGATAAATTAAGAAGTAATCGTATTTTGAATGACCAAGAAATAATTAGACTATACAAAGAAGGGGAGAGTACTACTCAAATTGCTGCATTAGCAAACCTAACCCCACGGTACATTAGATTAATATTATCAAAAAACAATATAGAAAAAAGACCTCGAGGTAGTTGGAAAAGGCAGTATCATTTTAATGAAAACTATTTCAAGACCTGGACAAATAACATGGCATATATTTTAGGATTTATCGCAGCTGACGGAGTAATTACAAATTCTTTACAAACAGTAGGTATTTCTCAGAAAGACAAGACCATCTTAGAAGAAATAAAAAAAGAAATAGGAACTACTATCCCGTTAAATAAGAATAAAAAAACAGGTGTATACTTATTGAATTTCCATAGCAAGATAATGAAATATGATTTAATAAACATACATGGTATAACACCTAACAAAAGTAACACAATTAAATTTCCATATGTACCTAATGAATATTTACATCACTTTGTTCGGGGATATTTTGATGGTGATGGGCATATTTACAAGAGTGGATATATGATATGTTTTGTTTGTGGTTCACGGCAATTTATTTATTGCTTACAAGAAAAATTAAAACAACAAGGGTTTATAAGCAACATAAAAGATGAAGAATCTTTCTTTAGATTATATATAAGTGGAAGAAAAACAATCATAAGATTTTATTACTGGTTATATAAAGATAAAGAGTTATTCTTAAAAAGAAAATATAATGCATTCCCATGA
- a CDS encoding RNA polymerase sigma factor, producing the protein MNQQQDIITDWYYKYSDSVQSFIYIMIQDYQQSEDLTHDTFLKAYKNLELFKGNSTEKTWLFSIAHNVTIDYIRKQKPIKIVLDVLSFRVQAPNTSPEFLFELREETYQLYQAINELKHSHKVVIIMRKIKGFSIKETSDILGWSENKVKSTFFRAIRALEKKLKQRGVTHEEVFTK; encoded by the coding sequence GTGAATCAACAGCAAGATATAATTACAGATTGGTACTATAAATATAGTGATTCTGTTCAATCATTCATATATATAATGATACAGGATTATCAGCAATCTGAAGATTTAACACATGATACATTTTTAAAAGCTTATAAGAATCTAGAATTATTTAAAGGGAACTCGACTGAAAAAACTTGGTTATTTTCTATAGCACATAACGTGACCATTGACTACATAAGGAAACAAAAACCTATAAAAATAGTATTGGATGTATTGTCCTTTAGAGTACAAGCTCCTAACACATCACCTGAATTCCTTTTTGAGCTAAGAGAAGAAACTTACCAATTATATCAAGCGATAAATGAGTTAAAACATTCTCACAAAGTAGTAATTATTATGAGGAAAATCAAAGGCTTCTCCATAAAAGAAACTAGTGACATTTTAGGGTGGTCGGAAAACAAAGTGAAGTCAACTTTTTTTAGAGCGATACGAGCATTAGAAAAAAAGTTAAAACAAAGGGGGGTAACACATGAAGAAGTTTTTACAAAGTGA
- a CDS encoding ABC transporter ATP-binding protein, protein MSLRKERKKNFTVYLWVLSFIKPYKWQALLLIGCFILASSIELLIPKVIQVFIDNVIPNADTRLFYSILVGLGILIIIMIGLNGLANLLRRNIQEKAAKDLQFTMFQHLRSLGFSYFEKHPVGQSLALINSEVENLQRLYRHHFPAMIGLSVFSIISLLLMVSTSLHLTLITIPCFFLYYLVGPYLERRSAIWAKRTADSRVDFNNKAYESISALVELRANGAEEKDLQQFMTKKKTINSGLLSLYWFGYWRESVRRFSYYVGAMVIFGYGYWLIQNNLLSVGEIVAFILYYFVAMQRLTYVITLVTEQQVLMQQASILYDFHQLKPEVEERKNIKKIKQVTGEIKFDSVHFSYNENSPNILNGFNLHIKPGETVALVGTSGMGKTTILKLLGRFYDVTKGQIQIDGCPLQDIPFSHLRESLGYVFQETFLFGDTIYENIKFGKPDADETEVYAAAKAAYADEFIDELPDGYQTVLGERGINLSGGQKQRIALARMFLKDPKIVLLDEATSSLDTISETHVQRALSHLAKGRTTVIVAHRISTIQHADKIVVVDHGRVVEMGTYQELMNLKGHFYHMSEANSIVS, encoded by the coding sequence GTGTCTCTTCGAAAGGAACGAAAGAAAAACTTTACCGTTTATTTATGGGTCCTCTCATTTATTAAACCGTACAAATGGCAAGCTTTATTGTTAATTGGCTGTTTTATACTTGCCTCTAGTATTGAATTACTTATACCAAAAGTCATTCAAGTGTTCATTGATAACGTGATTCCGAACGCTGACACTCGCTTGTTTTATTCGATACTGGTCGGTCTCGGTATCCTTATTATCATAATGATTGGTTTGAACGGGCTAGCCAACCTTCTCAGACGTAATATTCAAGAAAAGGCTGCAAAAGACTTGCAATTCACCATGTTTCAACATCTTCGCTCTTTAGGATTCTCCTATTTTGAAAAACATCCTGTCGGTCAGAGTCTTGCTCTTATTAACTCCGAAGTTGAAAACTTACAACGTCTGTACCGCCACCACTTTCCAGCTATGATTGGTTTATCCGTCTTCTCTATTATCTCATTACTATTAATGGTTAGTACGAGTCTTCATCTTACGTTAATCACGATTCCTTGCTTCTTTCTCTACTATTTAGTAGGTCCTTATTTAGAAAGACGGTCCGCGATATGGGCAAAACGTACAGCGGATAGTCGAGTTGATTTCAATAACAAAGCGTATGAAAGCATATCGGCATTAGTCGAACTTAGAGCAAACGGAGCTGAAGAAAAAGATTTACAGCAGTTCATGACGAAGAAGAAAACGATAAACAGCGGATTGTTGTCTTTGTATTGGTTTGGATATTGGAGAGAATCGGTTAGGCGCTTTTCTTATTATGTCGGCGCAATGGTCATCTTTGGTTATGGGTATTGGTTAATTCAAAACAACCTATTATCTGTTGGAGAAATTGTCGCCTTTATCCTCTACTATTTTGTAGCGATGCAAAGGTTAACGTATGTTATCACGCTAGTTACTGAACAACAAGTGCTCATGCAACAAGCTTCTATTCTTTATGACTTTCATCAATTAAAACCTGAAGTCGAGGAACGAAAAAACATCAAGAAAATTAAACAAGTGACCGGTGAAATTAAATTTGACTCTGTTCACTTTAGCTATAACGAAAACAGTCCAAATATTCTGAATGGATTCAATTTGCATATTAAACCTGGTGAAACCGTTGCCCTAGTTGGTACAAGTGGTATGGGGAAAACAACGATATTAAAGCTATTAGGAAGATTTTATGATGTAACAAAAGGCCAAATTCAAATCGACGGTTGTCCCCTTCAGGATATTCCATTTTCCCATTTGCGAGAGTCACTTGGCTACGTTTTTCAAGAAACCTTTCTATTTGGAGATACAATCTATGAAAATATTAAATTTGGCAAGCCAGATGCGGATGAAACAGAAGTTTATGCAGCAGCAAAAGCGGCTTATGCAGATGAGTTTATCGATGAATTGCCAGATGGATATCAAACCGTACTTGGAGAACGTGGAATCAATTTATCGGGAGGTCAAAAACAACGAATAGCGTTAGCGAGAATGTTTTTGAAGGACCCAAAGATTGTTCTGCTTGATGAAGCAACCTCCTCTCTTGATACCATTAGTGAAACTCATGTACAACGAGCACTCTCCCACCTCGCCAAAGGAAGAACAACCGTTATCGTTGCTCATCGAATTTCTACCATTCAACATGCAGATAAAATTGTAGTCGTTGATCATGGTCGGGTTGTAGAGATGGGAACCTATCAAGAACTAATGAATCTAAAAGGCCACTTTTATCACATGAGTGAAGCCAATTCCATTGTTAGTTAA